The window tcaagaacctactaacCTGCACTTTAAgcatacctaatgacttggcctccacagccatctgtggtaatgaattccacagattcaacaccctctggctaaagaaaatcctccttgtccctgttctaaagggacatcctactattctgaggctgtgtcctctggtcctagactccctgactgttagaaacatcttctccatgcccCCTCTgtgtaggcttttcaatatttggtagatttcaaatGAGACCTCCCCCTTATTCTTATAAACGtcagagagtacagacccagagccatcaagtgctcttcgtacattaacatagaaacatagaaaacctacagcacaatacaggcccatcggcccacaaagctgtgccgaacattctttacctgagaaattaccgaggcttacccatagccctctatatttttctgagctccatatacctgtaccggagtctctaaaaagaccctatcatatccacctccaccaccatcgccggtagccaattccacacactcactactttctgcgttttttaaaaaaaaacacttacccttacatcttctctgtaccgaCTTCTAAccaacttaaaactgtgccctcttgtgctagccatttcagccctgggaaaaagcctctgactattcacacgatcaatgcctctcattatcttgtacacctctatcaggtcacttctcatcctccgtcactccaagggaaaaaggctgagttcactcaacctattctcataaggcatgatccccaatccaggcaacatccttgtaaatctcctctgcaccctttctatggtttccacgtccttcctgtagtgagatgaccagaactgagcacagtactccaagtggggtctgatcagggtcttgtatagctgcgacattacctcttggctcttaaactcaatcccacgattgatgaaggccaatgcactgtatgctttcttaaccacacagtcaacctgcgcagcagctttgagtgtcctatggacttagaccctaagatccctctgatcctctgcactgacaagagtcttgccattaatactatattctgccatcatatttgacctaccaaaatgaagcacttcacacttatctgggttgaaatccatctgccacttctgagcccagttttgcatcctatcaatgttccgctgtaacctctgacagtcctccacactatccacaatacctccaaccttggtgtcatcagcaaatttactaacctttctctccacttcttcatccaggtcatttataaaaatcacgaagagtaggggtcccagaacagatccccaaggcacaccactggtgactaacctccatgcagaatatgacccgtctactgccaatctttgccttctgtgggcaagccagttctggatccacaaaccaaagtccccttggatcccatgccttactttctcaataagccttgcttggggtaccttgtcaaataccttgctgaaatccatatacactacatctactgctctaccttcatcaatgtgtttagtcacatcctcaaaaaattcaatcaggcttgtatggcacgacctgcctttcacaaagccacgctgactattcctaatcgtattatgcctctccaaatgttcataaatcctgcctctcaggatcttctccatcaacttaccgacCACTGAGGtaggattcactggtctataatgtcctgggctatctctactccctttcttgaataatggaacaacatctgcaaccctccaatcctctggaacctctcccatccccattgatgatgcaaagatcatcactagaggctcagcaatctcctccctcacctcccacagtagcctggggtacatcttgtccagtcccggtgacttatccaacttgatgctttccaaaagctccagcacaccctttttcttaatatctacatgctcaagcttttcagtctactgtaagtcatccctgcaatcgccaagatccttttctgtagtgagtactgaagctaagtactcattaagtacctctgttatctcctctggttccatacacacttttccactgtcacacttgattgttcctattccctcacgtcttatccttttgctcttcacatacttgtagagtgccttggggttttccttaatcttgtccaccaaggccttcaaatagccccttctggccatttctttcttaagctccttcctgctagtcttataatcttctagatctctatcattacctagttttttgaacctttcgtaagctcttcttttctttttgactagatttacaacagtctttgtacaccacggttcctgtaccctaccatcctttccctgtcttattggaacgtaactatgcagaactccacgcaaatatcccctgaacatttgccacacttcatctgtacatttccctgagaacatctgttcccaatttatgctacCAAGCTCCTACCtggtagcctcatatttccccttactccaattaaatgctttccctgGATAATTAATTCACATaaacctcctctaaaccctctccaatgcctgtgtatcctttcttagatttgaggcccaaaactgctcacaatacaccaagagTGGTTTGACTTATAAAGCCTAAAAATTGCAGCCTTGCTTATAatgtatattctagtcctcttgaaatgaatgccagcctTGCATATGCCTTCCTTATTATTGACTAaatctacaagttaaccttcaggaaattCTGTTGCATctccaatttttgaatttgcttcctgtttaggaaatagtccatgctttttttccttctaccaaagtgcatgactgtacacttccctatactgtattccatctgccacttctttgcccattctcctaattttccaaactcctctgcaaactccctgcttcctcaacgctaTCTGCCTCGCCACCTATCTTTGGATCATCCACAGATTTgcccacaaatccatcaattccatcagcaAGGTTATTATCATgtaatccaaaaagaagcagtcccatcaCTGACCTCTGTaagacaccattagtcacaggcagctaaccagaaaaggcgcTCTTTGTCTTCTGCCAGTTAGTCAATCTTCTGCcaatactagtatctttcctataataccatgagctctgaACTTGTttgcaacctcatgtgtggcactttgtcaaaagatttctgaaaatacaagtaaataacatccactgactctcctttgtctatcctgcctgttattttctcaaaggtttccaacaggtttgtcaggcaaaatttctccttaaggaaaccatgctgacttcagcctgttTTATTGTGTGCTCCCCCatgtaccccaaaacttcatccttaatgtTGGAACCTAACATCTTGCCAATACTGAAGTCATGCTAACTGGCCcttcttcttcctccctcccttcttaaaaagtggagtgacatttgcaaattttccagtcctccagaatcattcccgaatctagtgactcttgaaagatccaTTGCTAATgtctcctcaatctcttcagctacctctctcAAAAACCTGGTGTGTAGTCcgtctggtccagctgacttgtctaccttcagactgttcagtttccaaagcacctTGCCCCTAGTAATTctgactacactcacttctgtcctgaCATATTCTGATTTCTGGCATGCTTCCGGTGACTTCTATAGTGACGACTGGTACAAAATTCTTGTTCAGTTCATCCTCCATTTCTTTAttctccattactacctccccagtgatattttccagtggtctgaagacccctcttttctctcttttactctttgtatagcTGAAAAAATTAGTGgaatcttcttttatattattcctagcttacctttatatttcttCTTATCGGTTTTAGTTGCCttcaatagatttttttaaaagcttcccaatcctccagctacCCATTCATTTTTGCTAGATTTtatgcctttttttttgcttatatGCTGCCTTGCCAGCCACAGTTACCTCATACTTCCTTTAGAACACTGCTTCTATGGGATGAACCAACCATGTGTCATCCTAATTActtgcagaaactccagtcattgctgcatTACTGTCATCTTGCTGGTGTCCCTGTTCATCCTGCCAGTATCTTGGACACCAGCATCCTGCAGCTCCCAGGCTGCTTCTGGCAATATACAAGTACTATGATGAGAACGTGCAAGTGCTTGGCTAGATTCTGTATTGAGAGAATATGTTCGGAATTCACAACAAAGTTATTGGTCTGTAAAACTGCATTTGTAATTATGAATATCCACATCTGATGATTATGTGACTTAACTGTTTGTCTCCTTTAGACTGAAAAATGAAACTCTTGGTGTTTGGTGCCACAGGACAAACAGGCCAGTTTCTAGTGAGACAAGCTCTGCATCAGGACCATGTGGTGACAGCTGTTGTAAGAACTCCTAGCAAGCTCACTATTCAGCATGATAACCTGAAGGTAGCTGCTAGTGTGTAGAATCATTTTGTGTTACTCCTTAATAAAATCAACATTTACATATTTGGATTCTTAAACAAGAAAATTATATCAAATTTATTATACTTTCAGTTCCCATCTGACAACTTGTAGCCTGACGCAAACTTTTTCTTCTACATTTTATGAATTCTTTTGCAGGTTGTAGAAGGAAATATCTTCTCACCAGAGAGCCTTGCGAAACACTTTAATGAACAGGATGCTGTTCTCTCCTGTCTTGGTTTCCCAATAAGCGTGTTTTCTCAAATTACTGGATATACGGAATCAATGAAGGCAATTGTTGCTTCAATGCGCCTGGCAAAAGTGAATAGAATTATAGCAATGACATCCTGGTACACGCAAAGTGAGTCCTTGGAGATATATATGCATAATGAAAACTGCTTATGTAAGCAGCTCAGAACAGAATAATAACACTATTGCTTTTAGGAGATTGAGAATAGAGTGTGAATGTTTTATTATAAGTGTGAATATAGGAGTTATAATTGAAATTGGAATTTCAAAGAACTGGATAGCTACTTGTCCTAGTCCATTTATCCATATCCTTTAATTCTTCTTCACAGGAGGATACCAGTTGATTTTAGTTCCTTGTACTTTAGCTGGAAAGTTGAGGATCAATGGGGAGTTAATTGAGAGAATGCCCTGGTCAGAAACATGACTTGGAGCATGCACAATACagagttgtgttttttttaattgtgtaGAGCCTTTGTTCTTAGACATGATTGAAGGTTTAAAATGGTGCTCTTCATTGCAGCATCATCTctgaggcctgacatggtcattcCGTTGGAAACCTTGATGCTGGAGGTCACCGTAGAAATGCTTCATGAGCATTGGTCCTGAATATAAGAATACTTGGAAACCAGGGTGAGAAAGAAAAATTGGCTTGATGGTGGGAGGCATAACGTGGTAGAAGTTTGCTTTCCGTTTGGCACACA of the Mobula birostris isolate sMobBir1 chromosome 3, sMobBir1.hap1, whole genome shotgun sequence genome contains:
- the LOC140195184 gene encoding flavin reductase (NADPH)-like, with protein sequence MKLLVFGATGQTGQFLVRQALHQDHVVTAVVRTPSKLTIQHDNLKVVEGNIFSPESLAKHFNEQDAVLSCLGFPISVFSQITGYTESMKAIVASMRLAKVNRIIAMTSWYTQTESSEKASWMVRWMLIPMIRTILNNMYEMENYLNKECEDLDWTTVRPPGLQNAPETDKEILTHDGYFVPDRDGIPIANSVTRGDVARFMLSQLNVDSWVKKSVAMVTK